A single window of Salminus brasiliensis chromosome 18, fSalBra1.hap2, whole genome shotgun sequence DNA harbors:
- the LOC140539770 gene encoding odorant receptor 131-2-like, with the protein MMMMMQGIIEEGTTIPEKRQGSYNPAHMLFNDSVHLLLTFVLFFLALVFLKLAKASCSLILFLDAATYYNAPLNVAVMSLERYVAICFPLRHAEIATQKRTFIAISFIWLIGSRNILINIITAAVVDPNFFYVQMFCSYEQIFMQPWQPDLFSGFNVIPFASVTLIIVFTYISIMITARSVSSNKDSKKAYRTVLLHLIQLGLCTTSFLYSTIERALYIVTDCGTSIVLHLQYLNFLFLLILPRCLSPVIYGLRDDSVRPLFKNNFFHCSGKFHTAVNVQ; encoded by the exons atgatgatgatgatgcaagGCATTATAGAAGAGGGGACAACAATTCCTGAGAAGAGACAGGGGTCATATAACCCAG CCCACATGCTGTTTAATGACTCTGTTCATCTCCTTTTAACCTTTGTCTTATTTTTCTTGGCCCTGGTGTTCCTCAAGCTGGCTAAAGCTAGCTGTTCCCTGATCCTTTTTTTGGATGCTGCAACATATTACAACGCACCTTTAAATGTGGCTGTGATGTCACTGGAGCGCTATGTGGCCATATGTTTTCCTCTAAGACATGCTGAAATAGCCACTCAGAAGAGAACTTTCATTGCTATTAGCTTTATTTGGTTAATTGGCTCTAGGAATATCTTGATCAACATCATTACTGCAGCAGTTGTGGACCCTAATTTCTTCTATGTACAAATGTTTTGCTCTTATGAACAGATATTCATGCAGCCCTGGCAGCCTGATTTATTCAGTGGGTTTAATGTGATTCCTTTTGCATCAGTGACTCTGATTATTGTCTTTACCTACATCAGCATTATGATCACAGCCAGATCTGTATCCTCTAATAAAGACTCTAAGAAAGCCTACAGGACTGTGCTGCTGCATCTCATTCAGCTGGGCCTGTGCACTACCTCCTTTTTGTACAGCACCATAGAGAGGGCACTGTATATTGTGACTGATTGTGGTACCTCCATCGTTTTACACCTGCAATATCTAAACTTTCTCTTCCTCCTGATTCTGCCTCGCTGTCTGAGCCCTGTCATCTATGGGCTGAGAGATGATTCTGTAAGGCCCTTATTCAAAAATAATTTCTTCCACTGCTCAGGAAAATTTCACACTGCTGTGAATGTACAATAA